A portion of the Streptomyces sp. NBC_00376 genome contains these proteins:
- the thrC gene encoding threonine synthase, whose amino-acid sequence MAAQTVAVSTDSSVDAEAVSTGAVDLGPASGLSCRECGERFELGPIFACASCFGPLEVAYDLPSGSPEELKKRIEAGPANIWRYAPLLPVPADVAEKPNLNPGWTKLVQADNLAREFGVEQGKLFVKDDSGNPTHSFKDRVVAQAIEAARAFGFTTLSCSSTGNLAGAVGAAAARAGFRSCVFIPHDLEQGKVVMAAVYGGELVGIEGNYDDVNRFCSELIGDPLGEGWGFVNVNLRPYYGEGSKTLAYEICEQLGWQLPDQLVIPIASGSQFTKIDKGLQELIKLGLVEDKPYKLFGAQAEGCSPVSVAYKGGHDVVRPQKPNTIAKSLAIGNPADGPYVLDIARRTGGAVEDVNDEQVVDAIKLLARTEGIFAETAGGVTVGVTKKLIEAGLIDPSLTTVVLNTGDGLKTLDAVAETSQATATIRPSLDAFRAAGLATS is encoded by the coding sequence ATGGCTGCGCAGACCGTTGCAGTAAGCACCGATTCTTCCGTCGACGCCGAAGCCGTCAGCACCGGAGCCGTCGACCTCGGCCCCGCCTCGGGCCTTTCCTGCCGCGAGTGCGGCGAGCGTTTCGAACTCGGCCCCATTTTCGCCTGCGCGTCCTGTTTCGGGCCGCTCGAAGTCGCGTACGACCTGCCGAGCGGCTCTCCCGAGGAGCTGAAGAAGCGCATCGAGGCCGGCCCGGCCAACATCTGGCGCTACGCGCCGCTGCTGCCGGTCCCCGCCGATGTCGCCGAGAAGCCGAACCTGAACCCCGGCTGGACCAAGCTCGTCCAGGCCGACAACCTCGCCCGTGAGTTCGGCGTCGAGCAGGGCAAGCTCTTCGTCAAGGACGACTCCGGCAACCCCACGCACTCCTTCAAGGACCGCGTCGTCGCCCAGGCCATCGAGGCCGCCCGCGCCTTCGGCTTCACCACCCTCTCCTGCTCCTCCACCGGCAACCTCGCCGGTGCCGTCGGCGCCGCCGCCGCCCGCGCCGGCTTCCGCTCCTGCGTGTTCATCCCGCACGACCTGGAGCAGGGCAAGGTCGTCATGGCCGCGGTGTACGGCGGAGAACTCGTCGGCATCGAGGGCAACTACGACGACGTCAACCGCTTCTGCTCCGAGCTCATCGGCGACCCGCTCGGCGAGGGCTGGGGCTTCGTCAACGTCAACCTGCGTCCGTACTACGGCGAGGGCTCCAAGACCCTGGCGTACGAGATCTGCGAACAGCTGGGCTGGCAGCTCCCGGACCAGCTGGTCATCCCGATCGCGTCCGGCTCGCAGTTCACGAAGATCGACAAGGGCCTCCAGGAGCTGATCAAGCTCGGCCTGGTCGAGGACAAGCCGTACAAGCTCTTCGGCGCCCAGGCCGAGGGCTGCTCGCCGGTCTCGGTCGCGTACAAGGGCGGCCACGACGTCGTCCGGCCGCAGAAGCCGAACACGATCGCCAAGTCCCTCGCCATCGGCAACCCGGCCGACGGCCCGTACGTCCTGGACATCGCCCGCCGCACCGGCGGCGCCGTGGAGGACGTGAACGACGAGCAGGTCGTCGACGCGATCAAGCTGCTGGCGCGCACCGAAGGCATCTTCGCGGAGACGGCGGGCGGTGTGACGGTCGGCGTGACGAAGAAGCTCATCGAGGCCGGTCTGATCGACCCGTCGCTGACCACCGTCGTACTCAACACGGGTGACGGCCTCAAGACCCTCGACGCGGTGGCCGAAACCTCTCAGGCGACCGCGACGATCCGTCCCAGCCTGGACGCGTTCCGCGCCGCCGGCCTCGCCACCAGCTGA
- a CDS encoding glucosyl-3-phosphoglycerate synthase, with the protein MLEEVECWLARRSWSAADRPLDSLLAARARAGELSRGSVSVVLPALNEEATVGEIVATIRRELMEKVRLVDELVVIDSGSTDATAEVAREAGARVVHRDAILPRIPAVPGKGEVLWRSLLVTGGDIVCFIDADLKDFSADFVSGIVGPLLTDPDVQFVKAMYDRPFGDTTGQGGRVTELVARPLLNLHWPQLAGFVQPLGGEYAVRRSLLERLPFPVGYGVELGLLVDALHTVGLDALAQVDVGVRKHRHQDGQALGRMAAAIYRTAQLRLSRGHLTRPAITQFERGENGFVPRTHAVDTEERPPMCEIEEYVSRRAA; encoded by the coding sequence GTGCTGGAAGAGGTCGAATGCTGGCTGGCCAGGCGTTCCTGGTCGGCCGCCGACCGCCCGCTGGACAGCCTGCTGGCCGCCAGGGCCAGGGCCGGGGAATTGAGCCGCGGGAGCGTCAGTGTCGTACTGCCGGCGCTGAACGAGGAGGCGACGGTCGGCGAGATCGTCGCGACGATCCGGCGCGAGCTGATGGAGAAGGTCCGGCTGGTCGACGAGCTCGTGGTGATCGATTCCGGTTCCACCGACGCCACCGCGGAGGTGGCCCGGGAGGCCGGTGCCCGGGTGGTGCACCGCGACGCGATACTCCCCCGGATACCGGCCGTGCCCGGCAAGGGCGAGGTGCTGTGGCGGTCGCTCCTGGTGACCGGTGGCGACATCGTCTGCTTCATCGACGCCGATCTGAAGGACTTCTCGGCGGACTTCGTCTCCGGCATCGTCGGCCCGCTGCTGACCGACCCGGACGTGCAGTTCGTGAAGGCGATGTACGACCGCCCGTTCGGTGACACGACGGGGCAGGGCGGCCGGGTGACCGAACTCGTGGCCCGCCCGCTGCTCAATCTGCACTGGCCGCAACTGGCCGGTTTCGTGCAGCCGCTGGGCGGTGAATACGCCGTACGCCGCTCGCTGCTCGAACGGCTGCCCTTCCCCGTCGGCTACGGCGTGGAACTGGGCCTGCTGGTCGACGCGCTGCACACGGTGGGGCTGGACGCGCTGGCCCAGGTCGACGTGGGGGTGCGCAAGCACCGGCACCAGGACGGGCAGGCGCTCGGCCGGATGGCGGCGGCGATCTACCGGACCGCGCAGCTGCGGCTCTCCCGCGGCCATCTGACCCGCCCGGCGATCACCCAGTTCGAACGCGGCGAGAACGGCTTCGTGCCGCGCACCCATGCCGTGGACACCGAGGAACGGCCGCCGATGTGCGAGATCGAGGAGTACGTTTCGCGCCGCGCGGCCTGA
- a CDS encoding alpha,alpha-trehalose-phosphate synthase (UDP-forming), producing MVSAHDAQPDAQVLVASNRGPVSYTLGTDGSLDAKRGGGGLVSGLSAVDDKLWVCAALGDGDREAVRRGVAEQGVRMLDIDARVHADAYNGIANSVLWFVHHMLYQTPLEPVFDAEFRRQWASFETYNRAFAEALAEEAGPGAAVLVQDYHLALVPGMLRELRPDLRIGHFSHTPWAPVDYFRLLPDDIAEQLLHGILGADRAAFLTRRWADAFIGCCTQILGGTGRTRIGVHGLGADADFLRRRAHEADVDERMAALREQTGPGRRTIVRVDRTELSKNIVRGLLAYRALLDERPEWRERVVHVAFAYPSRQDLAVYRDYTAEVRRVADEINAVYGTEGWTPVVLHVKDDFARSLAAYRLADVALVNPIRDGMNLVAKEIPVVSDHGCALVLSREAGAYEELGSDAVVVNPYDVSATAAALHEALTMAEDERAARTERLAAAAVALPPQQWFLDQLDALRRG from the coding sequence ATGGTCTCCGCGCACGATGCCCAGCCCGATGCCCAGGTCCTCGTCGCGTCCAACCGCGGCCCGGTCTCGTACACCCTGGGCACGGACGGATCGCTCGACGCGAAACGGGGCGGCGGCGGTCTCGTCTCCGGGCTGAGCGCCGTGGACGACAAGCTGTGGGTGTGCGCCGCGCTCGGTGACGGGGACCGGGAGGCGGTCCGGCGCGGGGTCGCCGAGCAGGGCGTACGGATGCTCGACATCGACGCTCGGGTGCACGCCGACGCGTACAACGGGATCGCGAACTCGGTGCTCTGGTTCGTCCACCACATGCTGTACCAGACGCCGCTGGAGCCGGTCTTCGACGCGGAGTTCCGGCGGCAGTGGGCGTCGTTCGAGACCTACAACCGGGCCTTCGCCGAGGCGCTCGCAGAGGAGGCGGGGCCGGGTGCGGCGGTGTTGGTGCAGGACTACCACCTGGCGCTGGTGCCGGGCATGCTCCGCGAACTCCGCCCCGACCTGCGGATCGGCCACTTCTCGCACACCCCGTGGGCGCCCGTCGACTACTTCCGGCTGCTCCCCGACGACATCGCCGAGCAGTTGCTGCACGGCATCCTGGGCGCGGACCGGGCGGCGTTCCTGACCCGGCGCTGGGCGGACGCGTTCATCGGCTGCTGCACCCAGATCCTGGGCGGCACCGGGCGGACCAGGATCGGGGTGCACGGGCTCGGCGCGGACGCGGACTTCCTGCGCCGCCGGGCCCACGAGGCGGATGTGGACGAGCGGATGGCGGCACTGCGCGAGCAGACCGGCCCCGGCCGGAGGACGATCGTACGGGTGGACCGAACGGAACTGTCCAAGAACATCGTGCGCGGCCTGCTCGCGTACCGCGCGCTCCTGGACGAACGGCCCGAGTGGCGCGAACGCGTCGTCCACGTCGCCTTCGCCTACCCCTCGCGGCAGGACCTGGCGGTGTACCGGGACTACACGGCCGAGGTGCGGCGGGTCGCCGACGAGATCAACGCCGTGTACGGCACGGAGGGCTGGACTCCGGTGGTCCTGCACGTCAAGGACGACTTCGCCCGCTCGCTCGCCGCGTACCGGCTGGCCGACGTGGCGCTCGTCAACCCGATCCGTGACGGCATGAACCTGGTCGCCAAGGAGATCCCGGTCGTCTCCGACCACGGCTGCGCGCTGGTGCTGTCGCGGGAGGCGGGGGCGTACGAGGAGCTGGGCAGCGACGCGGTGGTGGTGAATCCGTACGACGTCTCCGCCACGGCGGCGGCGCTGCACGAGGCGCTGACGATGGCGGAGGACGAACGGGCCGCGCGTACGGAACGTCTGGCCGCGGCGGCGGTCGCGCTGCCGCCGCAGCAGTGGTTCCTGGACCAGCTGGACGCGTTGCGGCGGGGCTGA
- the otsB gene encoding trehalose-phosphatase yields the protein MGSNPEAPAPEPAPTHASAQAPAPASSETPSELPTPATPPGREALAAILARPDRAVIALDFDGTLADIVPDPEQARAHPGAVEALAALAPKVASVAVITGRPAGVAVRHGGFAGVPGLDHLVVLGHYGAERWDAVSGTVHAPAPHPGIASVRAELPGVLDRSGSWHGTWIEEKGRAIAVHTRRAADPQAAFEALGGPLGELAARHGLIVEPGRLVLELRPPGMDKGVALAQYVRETDAESVLYAGDDLGDLAAYSAVEKLRTEGPDGIPGLLVCSGSAEVPELAERADLLLAGPGDVVAFLATLAQQL from the coding sequence ATGGGCAGCAACCCGGAAGCACCCGCACCCGAACCCGCACCCACACACGCATCCGCGCAGGCACCCGCACCCGCGTCGAGCGAAACCCCGTCCGAGCTCCCGACCCCCGCCACCCCACCCGGCCGCGAAGCCCTCGCCGCGATCCTCGCGCGCCCCGACCGCGCCGTCATCGCGCTCGATTTCGACGGCACCCTCGCCGACATCGTCCCGGACCCGGAACAGGCCCGCGCCCACCCCGGCGCCGTCGAGGCCCTCGCCGCGCTCGCCCCGAAAGTGGCCTCCGTCGCCGTGATCACCGGCCGCCCGGCCGGCGTCGCGGTCCGCCACGGCGGCTTCGCCGGGGTCCCGGGCCTCGACCACCTCGTCGTCCTCGGCCACTACGGCGCCGAACGCTGGGACGCCGTGTCCGGCACCGTCCACGCCCCCGCCCCGCACCCCGGCATCGCCTCGGTCCGCGCCGAACTGCCCGGCGTGCTCGACCGGTCCGGCTCCTGGCACGGCACCTGGATAGAGGAGAAGGGCCGGGCGATCGCCGTACACACCCGCCGGGCCGCCGACCCGCAGGCCGCGTTCGAGGCGCTGGGCGGTCCGCTCGGCGAACTCGCCGCCCGGCACGGACTGATCGTCGAGCCGGGCCGGCTGGTCCTGGAGCTGCGCCCGCCGGGCATGGACAAGGGCGTGGCGCTCGCCCAGTACGTACGGGAGACGGACGCCGAGTCGGTGCTGTACGCGGGCGACGACCTCGGCGACCTCGCCGCGTACTCGGCGGTGGAGAAGCTCCGCACCGAGGGCCCCGACGGCATCCCCGGCCTGCTGGTGTGCAGCGGCAGCGCGGAGGTGCCCGAACTGGCCGAGCGGGCCGATCTGCTGCTGGCCGGACCGGGTGACGTGGTCGCCTTCCTGGCGACACTGGCCCAGCAGCTCTGA
- a CDS encoding DUF3263 domain-containing protein, with protein sequence MTAPTHGPDDTDGLSDRDRAVLAVERQSWSGPGAKERAIREQLGISPTRYYQLLNALLDDRRALEEDPVTVNRLRRVRDAKRERR encoded by the coding sequence ATGACCGCCCCCACGCATGGCCCCGACGACACGGACGGCCTCTCCGACCGGGACCGTGCCGTGCTCGCAGTGGAACGGCAGTCATGGTCCGGCCCCGGGGCCAAGGAGCGGGCGATCCGCGAACAGCTGGGCATCTCGCCCACGCGCTACTACCAGCTCCTGAACGCCCTGCTGGACGACCGCCGCGCACTGGAGGAGGACCCGGTCACGGTGAACCGCCTGCGCCGGGTGCGGGACGCGAAACGCGAACGGCGCTGA
- a CDS encoding extracellular solute-binding protein, whose product MTATLSGCGSVGGGPEDITLELVAADYGTGPANSSEKYWNRLVKGFEATHPGIKVDVTVHSWKKVDREVAAMVKKGQAPDIAQIGAYAEYARADKLYRADRMLSIRTQANFLPPLAEAGSVDRTQYGLPFVASTRLLFYNKQLFAQAGLDAPKTWDDIRDDATVLRQRGVVYPYALPLGPEEPQAETAMWLLGGGGGFTDDSGSYAIDSAENIRTFDWLKSNLVDKGLVGPVAPGKLDRQKAFDAFTDGKVGMLNGHPTLMQEAERKGISVGMVPLPGIDGPSKGSLGVADWIMGFKQNGHRVPLGKFFDYMFSDKNVIDFADEYDLLPVTDSASAAMETDARFKPLWKFLAALPDSQFYPFGKTSWARSSESIKENIGKAVAPGGSPRSVLGKIARDSAAAERTE is encoded by the coding sequence ATGACAGCGACGTTGTCGGGTTGCGGCAGCGTGGGCGGCGGCCCGGAGGACATCACCCTGGAGCTCGTAGCGGCCGACTACGGCACCGGCCCGGCCAACAGCTCCGAGAAGTACTGGAACAGACTGGTCAAGGGCTTCGAGGCCACCCACCCCGGCATCAAGGTCGACGTCACCGTCCACTCGTGGAAGAAGGTCGACCGCGAGGTCGCCGCGATGGTGAAGAAGGGGCAGGCCCCCGACATCGCCCAGATCGGCGCGTACGCCGAATACGCCAGGGCCGACAAGCTCTACCGGGCCGACCGGATGCTCTCCATCCGCACCCAGGCCAACTTCCTGCCGCCCCTGGCCGAGGCGGGCAGCGTGGACCGCACCCAGTACGGGCTGCCGTTCGTCGCCAGCACCCGGCTGCTCTTCTACAACAAGCAGCTCTTCGCGCAGGCGGGCCTCGACGCCCCGAAGACCTGGGACGACATACGCGACGACGCGACGGTGCTCAGGCAGCGCGGGGTGGTCTACCCGTACGCGCTGCCGCTCGGCCCGGAGGAGCCGCAGGCCGAGACCGCGATGTGGCTGCTCGGCGGAGGCGGCGGCTTCACCGACGACAGCGGCTCGTACGCGATCGACTCGGCAGAGAACATCCGGACCTTCGACTGGCTGAAATCGAACCTGGTAGACAAGGGCCTCGTCGGCCCCGTCGCCCCCGGGAAGCTCGACCGCCAGAAGGCGTTCGACGCGTTCACCGACGGCAAGGTCGGCATGCTGAACGGCCATCCCACGCTGATGCAGGAGGCCGAGCGGAAGGGCATCTCCGTCGGCATGGTGCCGCTGCCCGGCATCGACGGCCCGAGCAAGGGCTCGCTGGGCGTGGCCGACTGGATCATGGGCTTCAAGCAGAACGGCCACCGGGTGCCGCTGGGCAAGTTCTTCGACTACATGTTCAGCGACAAGAACGTCATCGACTTCGCCGACGAGTACGACCTGCTGCCGGTCACCGACAGCGCCTCCGCGGCGATGGAGACCGACGCCAGGTTCAAGCCGCTGTGGAAGTTCCTGGCCGCGCTGCCGGACTCGCAGTTCTACCCGTTCGGCAAGACGTCCTGGGCCCGGTCCAGCGAGTCGATCAAGGAGAACATCGGCAAGGCGGTCGCGCCGGGCGGCAGCCCCCGGAGCGTGCTGGGGAAGATCGCGCGCGACTCGGCGGCGGCGGAGCGCACGGAGTAG